GCGAGAGCCCGATCGTCGCGTCGTCGGTGCGGAGCTCGCGCGCCATCGTGACGAGGGCGGGGCTGAGCATGCTCGCGTTCAGCTGGAACGCGACGCAGGCGGCGAGCAGTGCGGCGGTCAGTGCGCCGATCGACTTCTTCGTCGAGGTGGTGGTCATGGGGGTCAGTGCTCCGGGGTGACGGCGGTGTCGGGGTCGGTGAGGGTGGAGGCTGCGGCACGCGGGGTCCAGCCGGTGTCGGGCGTCTCGCCGATGCGCTCGAGGGCGTCGACGACGAGGTCCCAGAACCGGCCGTGGTCGAGCTCGGTCGCGGCGCTCGTGCGGCAGTCCGCCGGGGCCGGGGCGCGGAAGTCGGCGACGGTCATGCCGAGGGTGTGCTCCCCCTTCGTCTCCACGGTGATCGGCACCTTCACGGCGCGCACGACGGTCGGGTCGATGACGTACGCGACGGCGCAGGGGTCGTGCACGGGCGGCGCGTCGAAGCCCTGGGCGTCCTGGTAGGTCTGCCCGAAGAAGTCGAGGAGCTCGCCGACGAACGCGGCCGGGCCGGTGCCGACGGCGGCGATGCGGGCGGCGACCTCCGGGGTGGCGAGTGCCTGGTGCGTCAGGTCGAGCCCGACCATGACGACGTCCCACCCGGCGCTGAAGACGATGTCCGCGGCTTCGGGGTCGATGACGATGTTGAACTCGGCGACCGGGCTCCAGTTGCCGACGTGCAGGCCGCCGCCCATCAGGACGACCTCCTTGACGCGCTCGACGATGCGGGGCTCCTTGCGGGCCGCGAGGGCGATGTTCGTCAGGCCGGCGGTCGGGACGAGCGTGACCGTCCCGGGCTCGTGCGCCATGACGGTGTCGATGATGAGGTCGACCGCGTGCCGCTCGTCGAGGTCGAACGACGGTTCGGGGAGCATCGGCCCGTCGAGGCCGCTCTCGCCGTGGATGTCCTCGGCCACCTCGATCTCGCGCAGGAGCGGTCGGGGCGAGCCTGCGGCGAACGGGATGCCGGTGATGCCGGCGATGCGGGCGACGGCGAGGGCGTTGCGGGTGACCTTCGGGAGGGTCTGGTTGCCGACGACCGTGGTCACGGCGAGCAGGTCGATGTCGGGGTTCCCGTGGGCGAGCAGCATCGCGACGGCGTCGTCGTGGCCGGGGTCGCAGTCGAGGATGATCTTGCTCGGCACGCGAGCCGGCACGCGGTCTTCTGCCACGGGGTCTCCACTTCGTCGGGGATGGAACGTCGAGGCCTGACGCGGTGGGGTCCGCGGCGGAGGAATCAGCTCCCGCGGCACGTCAAGCGTTTGACATGGAACCACGTCAAGCGTTTGACGTCAAGTTGCTGCGAGGCCTGTCGGTACGATCGGCAGGTGTCCTCCCCCACCCGCGTCACCGCCGCGATGGTCGCCGAGCGCGCCGGCACCAGCATCGCCACCGTCTCGCTCGTGGTCAACGGGAAGGACCGCGGCCGCGTCTCGGCCCCGATCGCCGAACGGGTCCGGACAGCGGTCGACGAGCTCGGGTACGTCGTCGACCACGCCGCGAGCTCCCTCGCCCGTGGCAGTGGCGACCTCGTGGTGCTCATCGCCCCCGACCTGTCGAACCCGTTCTTCGCCGAGGTCATCCGCGGTGTCCGGGACACCCTGACCGACCGCTTCCAGCTCGTGCTCTCGGTCACCGAGCGCGGACGGCAGCCCGAGACCTCGGACGTGCGGCGCTTCGAGCGGCTCCGACCGGCCGGCATCCTCGTCGACGCTCCGGCCGCCGGCGAGGACCTCTCCGCCAGCGTGCCCGTCGTGCAGCTCGACGCCCCGGGCGGGGCCGACGCCGTGAACTACGACCTGACGACCGGCGTGCACGAGCTGGTCGAGCACCTTGCCGGTGCCGGGCACCGCCGGATCGGGTACCTCGACGGCACCTCCCGCGCGGCGACCTTCGCGCTCCGCCGACGCCTGCTCGAGGGTGCTGCGACCGCCGCCGGACTCACGGTGTCGCCGCTCGTCGGGCGCGCGGACCTCACGGTGGACGCCGGTGCCTCGGTGGCGTCGGAGCTGCTCGACCCGTGGGTCGCCGACGGGGTCACGGCGGTCGTCGCGGCCGCCGACACCCTGGCGTACGGCGTCCTGCGGGTGGCCGCGGACCGGGGACTGCGCGTCCCGGGCCAGCTCGCGGTCGCGGGCTTCGACGACCTGCCGTCGTCCTCGGTCACCGCTCCGGCGCTGACGAGCGTGGCCCTGCCGGGAGCGGACCTCGGCCGGGCTGCAGCGCTCCGCCTCCTCGCGACGTTCGACGGCGGTGCCGCGGAGGTGCCGTCGCTCCCCACACGACTCGTCGTCCGCGCCAGCACCGCCGGCTGACGCGACCACCTCTGTGCCGCGAGAGCGACAGGTGCGTGCGTCCGGTCCGCGGCATGCTGTCGCTTTCGCGATGGTGACAGGACGCGCGTGGTCCCGGCGAGTGCCGGAGCACCACATGACGGACGGGAGGCGCGGTGCCAGCTGGCACCGTGCCTCCCGTCCGTCGGTGGTGACGCGGGGAACCGGTCAGGCCGAGTCTCGGCCGTCGCCCTCCGTCCCGGCGGGAGCCGCAGCGGCCGGTGCAGCCGGGCCGCGCTGCGCGCGCTCGAGCTCGTCGGCCTCGGCACCGCCGACGGCCTCGCCGCGGGCGACCATCCCGGCCACGTCGGCGAGCTGCATCTGCGGGATGAACAGTGCGAGCACGAGCGCGACCGCGATGAACGGCAGGAGGTACCAGAACACCGGCGCGAGCGAGTCCGCGTAGGCGTTCACGATGCCGTCCTGGATCGCCTGCGGGAGCTTCGCGAGCGCCGTCGGGTCGATGCTCGCGCTCGCGGACGCCGCGTCGGACGCGCTGCCACCGGCGCTCGTGAACACGTCGCGGAGCGCGTCGGTCAGGCGCGAGGTGAACAGTGCGCCGAAGACGGCCACCCCGAGGGAGGCGCCGACCTCGCGGAAGTAGTTGTTCGTCGACGTCGCGGTGCCGACCTGCTCCGGCAGGACGGCGTTCTGCGCCACGAGGACGACCACCTGCATGATGAGCCCGAGCCCGGCGCCGAACACGAACAGGTAGACGCAGATGAGCCAGATCGGGGTGCTCGCCGCGAGGGTCGTCATCGAGAGCATCGCGAGGCCGACCAGGATCGTGCCGACGATCGGGAACATCCGGTACTTGCCGGTCTTCGTGATGAGCGTGCCGGAGAGGATCGAGGTCCCCATCAGGCCGGCCATCATCGGCAGCATCAGCAGGCCGGACACCGCGGCCGAGGTGCCCGACGCCATCTGCAGGAACGTCGGGACGAAGCCGATCGCCGCGAACATGCCGACGCCGAGCACGAAGCCGATCGCGGTCGCGGTCACGAACGTGCGGTTGCGGAAGAACGACAGCGGGATGATCGGGTCCTCGGCGCGGGACTCGACGAACACGAACAGCGCGGCGGCGACGAGGAACCCGGCACCCCAGGCCCAGGTCTCGGGGGCACCCCAGCCGTGGTCGCGGTTGCCGCCGGACTCGGTGAAGAACACCAGGCAGGCGGTCGTCGCGGAGAGCAGGAGGACGCCCAGCCCGTCGATGCGACGCGTCGCCTTCTTGCTCGGTAGGGTCAGCGCGAACCACGCCACCGCGAACGCCGCGATCCCGACCGGGATGTTGATCCAGAACGCCCAGTGCCAGGTCATGTGGTCGACGAAGAAGCCACCGAGCAGCGGCCCGCCGACCGCGGAGAGCCCGAAGATCGCGCCGAGCGGGCCGAGGTACTTGCCGCGCTCCGAGGCCGGCACGATGTCGGCGATGATCGCCTGCGACAGGATCATGAGCCCGCCGCCGCCGAGGCCCTGCAGCGCGCGGAACACCACGAACTGCCAGAAGTCGGTGGACATCGCGCAGCCGAGCGACGCCAGCGTGAACAGGGCGATCGCCACGAGGAACAGGTTCCGGCGGCCGATGACGTCACCGAACTTGCCGTAGATCGGCATCACGACGGTCGAGGCCAGCAGGTAGCCGGTCGTGATCCAGGCCTGGTGCGCCACTCCGCCGAGGTCGCCGACGATGGTCGGCATCGCGGTCGACACGATGGTCTGGTCGAGGCTGGACAGCAGCATCCCGGCGATGAGCGCCGAGAAGATGATCCAGATGCGCCGCTGGGTGAGCAGCAGCGGTCCGTCGGTGCCGGGGCGGGTGCGCCGGGCACCCTGCG
This is a stretch of genomic DNA from Curtobacterium sp. 458. It encodes these proteins:
- a CDS encoding LacI family DNA-binding transcriptional regulator, whose amino-acid sequence is MSSPTRVTAAMVAERAGTSIATVSLVVNGKDRGRVSAPIAERVRTAVDELGYVVDHAASSLARGSGDLVVLIAPDLSNPFFAEVIRGVRDTLTDRFQLVLSVTERGRQPETSDVRRFERLRPAGILVDAPAAGEDLSASVPVVQLDAPGGADAVNYDLTTGVHELVEHLAGAGHRRIGYLDGTSRAATFALRRRLLEGAATAAGLTVSPLVGRADLTVDAGASVASELLDPWVADGVTAVVAAADTLAYGVLRVAADRGLRVPGQLAVAGFDDLPSSSVTAPALTSVALPGADLGRAAALRLLATFDGGAAEVPSLPTRLVVRASTAG
- a CDS encoding MDR family MFS transporter, producing MTATAQGARRTRPGTDGPLLLTQRRIWIIFSALIAGMLLSSLDQTIVSTAMPTIVGDLGGVAHQAWITTGYLLASTVVMPIYGKFGDVIGRRNLFLVAIALFTLASLGCAMSTDFWQFVVFRALQGLGGGGLMILSQAIIADIVPASERGKYLGPLGAIFGLSAVGGPLLGGFFVDHMTWHWAFWINIPVGIAAFAVAWFALTLPSKKATRRIDGLGVLLLSATTACLVFFTESGGNRDHGWGAPETWAWGAGFLVAAALFVFVESRAEDPIIPLSFFRNRTFVTATAIGFVLGVGMFAAIGFVPTFLQMASGTSAAVSGLLMLPMMAGLMGTSILSGTLITKTGKYRMFPIVGTILVGLAMLSMTTLAASTPIWLICVYLFVFGAGLGLIMQVVVLVAQNAVLPEQVGTATSTNNYFREVGASLGVAVFGALFTSRLTDALRDVFTSAGGSASDAASASASIDPTALAKLPQAIQDGIVNAYADSLAPVFWYLLPFIAVALVLALFIPQMQLADVAGMVARGEAVGGAEADELERAQRGPAAPAAAAPAGTEGDGRDSA
- a CDS encoding nucleoside hydrolase, yielding MPSKIILDCDPGHDDAVAMLLAHGNPDIDLLAVTTVVGNQTLPKVTRNALAVARIAGITGIPFAAGSPRPLLREIEVAEDIHGESGLDGPMLPEPSFDLDERHAVDLIIDTVMAHEPGTVTLVPTAGLTNIALAARKEPRIVERVKEVVLMGGGLHVGNWSPVAEFNIVIDPEAADIVFSAGWDVVMVGLDLTHQALATPEVAARIAAVGTGPAAFVGELLDFFGQTYQDAQGFDAPPVHDPCAVAYVIDPTVVRAVKVPITVETKGEHTLGMTVADFRAPAPADCRTSAATELDHGRFWDLVVDALERIGETPDTGWTPRAAASTLTDPDTAVTPEH